The following are encoded in a window of Impatiens glandulifera chromosome 5, dImpGla2.1, whole genome shotgun sequence genomic DNA:
- the LOC124937491 gene encoding pentatricopeptide repeat-containing protein At2g15690, mitochondrial-like codes for MMALLSLSSVHQAGSSILVPSHFRVKLISPSSSSSRHSTSLHIITTTRNPISLRNHLFRLLCSKTPKPPTTINRRHGQGDVTYRRTPNSRRHIPEKYNTSPPDINLIDLCQQGKLKEAVDSIISKGVQPNYREFELLIGLCKSPNSLHLGKTIHESITQSPYIENIELNNKLMQMYADCRAMIDARTVFDKMRERDTRSWNVMIKGYADNEEGDNGLLLFERMRATNIQPNPETFSAVLSACTAEEAIEEGLIYFKLMKEVNKIEPEIEHYSEIVNLLSKAGHITEAIEFTDNMPIEPTSQIRETLTYFSRIHGGDISKETNMLEGKNRVSEFRHTIPYNKDSNDKLKGLNGQMKEAGYIPDTRYVLHDIDQEAKEQALMYHSERLAIAYGLISTPARTPLRIIKNLRICGDCHNAIKIMSKIVGRELIVRDNKRFHHFRDGECSCRDYW; via the coding sequence ATGATGGCGTTGTTGTCTCTCTCATCAGTTCATCAAGCAGGAAGTTCCATTCTCGTACCTTCCCATTTCAGGGTTAAACTCATCTCcccttcgtcttcttcttcccGTCACTCCACCAGTCTTCATATAATCACGACCACAAGAAATCCCATCTCTTTAAGAAACCACCTTTTCCGTCTTCTCTGCAGCAAAACCcctaaaccacccaccaccatCAACCGTCGCCATGGCCAAGGTGACGTCACTTATCGTAGGACCCCCAACAGCCGCCGTCATATCCCGGAGAAATATAATACATCTCCGCCAGACATCAATCTCATAGATTTGTGCCAACAAGGTAAACTCAAAGAAGCCGTGGACTCAATAATCTCAAAAGGCGTTCAACCTAACTATCGCGAATTCGAGCTTCTCATAGGTCTATGCAAATCTCCAAATTCTCTTCATCTAGGGAAAACAATCCATGAAAGCATCACACAATCCCCATACATAGAAAACATCGAACTGAACAACAAGCTGATGCAGATGTACGCTGATTGCAGAGCCATGATCGACGCACGAACAGTGTTCGATAAAATGCGCGAGAGGGATACAAGATCATGGAACGTAATGATAAAAGGGTATGCAGATAACGAAGAAGGAGATAACGGGCTACTCTTGTTTGAGCGAATGAGAGCCACAAACATCCAACCCAATCCAGAGACATTTTCAGCTGTTCTATCAGCTTGTACAGCTGAAGAAGCTATTGAAGAAGGATTAATCTATTTCAAACTAATGAAAGAGGTAAACAAAATTGAACCCGAAATTGAACATTATTCGGAAATCGTCAATCTTTTGAGCAAAGCCGGACACATAACAGAAGCAATCGAGTTCACAGATAATATGCCGATTGAACCCACATCTCAGATTCGCGAAACTCTAACTTATTTCTCAAGAATCCACGGAGGAGACATATCGAAAGAAACCAACATGCTTGAAGGTAAGAACCGAGTTAGCGAGTTTAGGCATACAATTCCATACAACAAAGATTCAAACGATAAACTAAAGGGATTAAACGGTCAGATGAAGGAAGCTGGATACATACCCGATACGAGATATGTGCTTCACGATATTGATCAGGAGGCGAAAGAGCAGGCCCTAATGTATCATAGCGAGCGTCTGGCTATTGCTTATGGTTTGATCAGTACTCCGGCTAGAACACCTCTTAGGATCATCAAGAACCTTAGAATTTGTGGAGACTGCCATAATGCGATCAAGATCATGTCGAAGATTGTCGGGAGGGAGCTTATCGTTCGCGATAACAAGCGTTTTCATCACTTCAGAGATGGTGAATGCTCGTGCAGAGATTATTGGTGA
- the LOC124937494 gene encoding mitochondrial carrier protein CoAc2, which yields MAKRVREDGEVGLRLDGVIDAMPLYAKELIAGGVAGGFAKTVVAPLERVKILFQTRRSEFHSVGLLGSFNKIAKTEGILGFYRGNGASVARIVPYAALHFMTYEQYRRWIIESFPNVRRGPVLDLVAGSFAGGTAVLFTYPLDLVRTKLAYQVVKPLVYKGIVDCFSKTYKEAGIRGLYRGVAPSLYGIFPYAGLKFYFYEVMKSHVPDDQKKDLKVKLVCGSIAGLLGQTFTYPLDVVRRQMQVEQLSASSSNSEHLKGTMDGLIKIVQRQGWKQLFSGLSLNYLKVVPSVAIGFTTYDVMKAYLRVPSRDDDATVIEESTNRRNTQPSSLH from the exons ATGGCGAAGAGGGTGAGAGAAGACGGGGAGGTAGGTTTGCGTTTGGACGGGGTCATTGACGCTATGCCTTTGTACGCCAAGGAACTAATTGCAGGAGGTGTGGCTGGTGGCTTCGCAAAGACTGTCGTCGCTCCGCTTGAGCGTGTCAAGATCTTGTTTCAG ACAAGAAGATCAGAGTTTCATAGTGTTGGTTTATTGGGATCATTCAACAAAATCGCTAAAACAGAAGGAATTTTAGGTTTCTACAG AGGGAATGGAGCAAGTGTGGCTCGAATTGTTCCGTATGCAGCTCTTCACTTTATGACATACGAGCAATATCGTCGATGGATAATTGAAAGCTTTCCGAATGTTAGAAGAGGACCGGTCCTCGATCTTGTTGCTGGATCCTTTGCAGGAGGAACTGCAGTCCTCTTCACTTACCCTCTTGACTTAGTTCGCACCAAGTTGGCTTATCAG GTTGTGAAACCTTTAGTTTACAAAGGAATAGTGGATTGTTTTTCCAAGACATATAAAGAAGCTGGGATAAGAGGCCTATACCGAGGAGTAG CTCCTTCGCTTTATGGGATTTTCCCTTATGCTGGTTTGAAGTTTTATTTCTACGAAGTAATGAAAAGTCATGTACCTGATGACCAGAAGAAAGATTTGAAGGTGAAACTCGTATGTGGTTCGATTGCTGGTTTATTGGGGCAGACATTTACGTATCCTCTTGATGTTGTTAGACGGCAAATGcag GTTGAACAGCTCTCTGCCTCCTCCTCTAACAGTGAACATTTGAAAGGGACAATGGATGGTCTTATTAAGATTGTTCAAAGACAAGGATGGAAACAGTTATTCTCTGGTCTCAGCCTCAATTATCTAAAG GTTGTGCCATCTGTGGCAATTGGGTTTACGACGTACGATGTGATGAAAGCCTACTTGCGAGTTCCATCTCGAGATGATGATGCTACGGTTATTGAAGAATCGACCAACCGAAGAAATACCCAACCATCTTCTTTGCACTAG